TGATCTGTTTTCATGAACACTTGGCTCACTTAAAACCAAGTCTTGATTAAGCCAAAAGTGACAGAAATTAGTAATTTGAATGTTATTTTTTCAATTTGGGCATTTCAAGAGAAGATGCCAATATCATGTgctctttgaggacaacaaccgcCTAATCAATACAATATTGTCAGAGTATTTAtgactatagaaaggacattattcataataacactttctggtgtttataacagtctAATAAGTCTAATATTTATCCTGAACCTTTGTATATATATGAActtttctataatttttttgtactatacttcttatgttctgtaaatctgctttgagacaatgtctattgttaaaagcactatagaaataaattgaattgaatttatatgaaatataaatgagaaTCACATATGGTTCCTTGGGCTGTAAGACAAACATAGTTGGCATCATTACTGCTTTGttattttactgttaatgaTAAGTTTAGAAAGCTCTTACTTATGCATTGTCACTGATAATGACTTGTTCCCactcacttttttctctctattgaagtaaaaacaaatgcataaCAGAACCTGCAAAGTACAAATTCCTGGTGTTTTCAGCCATATCAGACGGCTTAAAGAAAAATCTGTACCCTTGATTCAAAGTGCTGATACTAGAGTCTCCATTTAAAAATGTCCTTATGAAAGTTGTTATAGAAAAGGATTAGAATGAGTGCATTATTTTAACTAGCGTCAAGCTTTAGAGTTGTTTTTCACTTCAGCAACACTTGTGTCTTATCAAATCATTAATGCTTTTTACTCACTCTGATTTACAGGAGGCTGGAATCTACCCCCAGACAGCCGCTATGTGACGTTAACCGGTACCATCACACGCGGTAAAAAGAAAGGTCAGATGGTGGACATTCATGTCACACTGACAGAGAGGGAGCTCCGTGAAATGGCCAAATCCAAAGAACGTCTGGATgccgagtgtgaagcagcaGGAGGAGCAAAGCGCTCGTGTGGTTTTGGATTAGATCAGGGCCCACACGTGGTGCTGTGGAGCGTCTCGTGTGCTCCTGTCATCTTCCTGCTCTCCTTCATCACCTCTTTTTACTACGGCACACTCACCTGGTATAACGTGTTCCTGGTCTACAACGAGGAGCGGACGTTCTGGCACAAAATAATAGTGTGCCCCTTTCTCATTATTTTCTACCCGCTGATCATCATGGCTGTGTCATTGTCTTTAGCACTGTACTCAGCAGTGGTGCAGGTGTCCTGGGTATTCAGTGAGTGGTGGTTTTCGGTTAGGGATCTAGAAAAAGGATTCTGTGGATGGGCCTGTGGGAAGCTGGGCCTGGAGGACTGCTCTCCATACAGCATAGTAGAATTACTCGACTCAGACACAATTTCTGGGAGCCTGCAGGGGAAAGGTCCTGGTGAGAGTGTGCAGACTTCCTCTGTGTGAGAGCTGGACTCTGATAAATGTCCTCTGGGTATAAACATCTATTTGCTAGTCCTGAAACAACATTAAATTTGACCAATCACTGATATCTGATGTCATTAGTTTGAAATTCTGGCTCTTCCCTCACTCAAGTCCTGAATGCTGAATCTGTCAGCTTCCTGATAGCAAAGTTATTGTGTAGAACTGAATCAGCTCTGAGATGTTTAAACCATTGTCTGTTGCAGTCAACCTTTGAATCCCAAAGGTGCCCAATTAGTAGTTTGTACCTGAGTGTAGCTAATGTTTACTGAGCTGAACTGCAATCATTAGGTCAGTAAATTAGCCAAATAAGAATGACAACTATCTTGAGGGTTCATTTAATAAAACTTATGAAATTGGTGCGTTTTTAggatttttaatacattttttaatgcattatattatttttaaagactCAGCTGTCATTAGAGGCTTGGTTGGGCTTAAATTTCTAGTTAGTTACAGATTCACCTGGCTAGCATTAATGACAGACTCACTTAGCTAACATTAGTTAGAGATACAGTGGTATAAACATTAGTTACAGATACTATTATTAGATAGTGATACAGTTAGTGACACATACACTAAGCTAACATTAGTTACAGGTGCAGTTGGTTAGCATTAGTTAAAAATGTACCTGGCTAACAATTAGTGACAGATACACTTGGTTAACGTTAGTCATAGATGCACTTGGCTAACGTTAGTTGCAGATGCACTTGGCTAATATTAGTTACAGATACACTTGGCTAATGTTAGTTACAGATACACTTGGCTAATGTTAGTTACAGATACACTTGGCTAATGTTAGTTACAGATGCACTTGGCTAACGTCAGTTACAGATGCACTTGGCTAATATTAGTTACAGATACACTTGGCAAACGTTAGTTACAGATACACTTGTCTAATCTTAGTTACAGATACACTTGGCTAATCTTAGTTACAGATACACTTGGCTAATCTTAGTTACAGATACACTTGGCTAATATTAGTTACAGATACACTTGGCTAATATTAGTTACAGATACACTTGGCTAATATTAGTTACAGATACACTTCGCTAATCTTAGTTACAGATACACTTGGCTAATATTAGTTACAGATACACACTTGGCTAATATTAGTTACAGATACACTTGGCTAATATTAGTTACAGATACACTTGGCAAACGTTAGTTACAGATACACTTGGCAAACGTTAGTTACAGATACACTTGGCAAACGTTAGTTACAGATACACTTAGCTAACGTTAGTTACAGATACACTTGGCTAATATTAGTTACAGATACACGGTTAATATTAGTTACAGATACACTTGGCTAATATTATCTACAGATACACTTGGCTAATATTATCTACAGATACTCTTGGCTAATATTATCTACAGATACTCTTGGCTAATATTATCTACAGATACTCTTGGCTAATGTTAGTTACAGATACACTTGGCTAATGTTAGTTACAGATACACTTGGCTAATATTATCTACAGATACACTTGGCTAATATTATCTACAGATACTCTTGGCTAATATTATCTACAGATACTCTTGGCTAATGTTAGTTACAGATACACTTGGCTAATGTTAGTTACAGATACACTTGGCTAATATTATCTACAGATACACTTGGCTAATATTATCTACAGATACTCTTGGCTAATATTATCTACAGATACTCTTGGCGAAGTCCTCTTATGAAAATTGTTTCAAAATTTTCAAGACATATTCTGTGAAGCTAACTGGAGATAATATGTGTAGGCCTTTTTAGGTATTctgcaatattttataaaatactcaATTGGTCCTACAACttaaaactgaaagaaaaaagaggataAGATCTCTTATTGAAGATGACTGAATTATTATAAGACTCAGTAAATGTCACACAGCACTGCACTGTGTCTAGTTCATTAGCATGTTATTCAATGCTAATTGTAATCAGAATAGAATCTGCCCACTCCTGCGACCCACAGGAAGTTACAGATAATATTAGATACCAGTGATGGATAAAATGTTGCCTCAGAATTAACAAAGTGATGTTGATCTAATGAAACATGCCCTACTTGAAGAAATAATGTTCACTGCGTGCATCTGTGCTGGTAGATTAGTCATAATTGTATTGATGGAGTGTGATTACATACAATATAGGGGTCTTATTATTGCTTGTATAATGTAGCTATGTCAGTATACGCCACAGAAAAACCCAAGGATTACAAATGAGGTGATGTGAAATGCCTcatgtgaaatgctttattttggtTCATTTGGGGGTTTTATTCAGAGGCTTCTTGTTAAATCATTATTCAAGATCCTTTGGCATGTTTTTGTATTTCCCCTCCACCCACAGGCAATTATTCCTATATTTatgctatttattttaactCTATTTATTTGACCTGATTGTGTCTGGATAATCAGCCATTATTGCCAGATCTTCTCCATGACtacaattgaaaaataaaagaaaaatatgtttaaattaaaGCCTTTCGTTAAAGCCCTCTGCTGTACAGCTCATCTTTATATAGAATACTGTTCATAAATTTTTAATGACTGATGATaatgtcttttaaaatattataaaattaagttttttttgcaAAGATTGGTTTCCCTAAAGCAAAAATAACgtgtttttttgtacattttaaattctaCACCTACTGTTTTTAAGTACAGTATTTCAGTAATGTATCACAAGACAAAGATGATGGTATTTATTGTAATCGGTTttcctgttacacactgataATTGTGCATGTGTTCCAAGTATACAATATGAAacgaaatgaaatgaaataaaattagtaCCTTTCCATAAAATGGAATATGTGGCTCTACACTGAATTCAACTCTGTTCTTTCCATCCTTTTGACATATCTAGTCTAGGTCTGATATCAAATAGCTTTCTTGGGGTTTTTGCATAACAAATAAGTCAGATTTGCATATGtgcttttacttttttgtaCCCTAAGGATGAATGGATTATATTGTACAGTTTTATTCTCATTGCACATTATACCTGATGTGTTGCAAACTTAGCAACACAGCCTTAGTTTTAAGTGTACAGAATAGAACTATTttcataatatatttacagGGAAAGCTCCAATCAGTCCACCACAACCCTGAACAGGATTCAGTAATTACATATAATAAAGGAATTAACTTTTTGTGTTTGAACGGCGCCCGGAACCATTTGTATCGCTTCTGTATGTTCCTTCCGGACTGATAACAGTGTGAAACCACCGAGATGGCGCGAGCGTCCaaggtaaacaaaaaaaagtatacatatatggtatatatgtgtatatatgtgtgtgtgtgtatgattaaaATACAAGTGAGATACTAACTAGACTATTACATGTGCGTCAGGATTAACACAACTCTGCCtttgtgtacatatatacatagcTACATGTCTGGACATGTCTGAATGAGTGACCAGGCGGAGGAACGTTTAAAAAGTAACACAATATACttatttgtattgtatacaaAGTATGCAGGTTGTTATAAAATCTATTTCCGCTTTTCATTCATTTCGATTTGATTCAactcaaatttatttttgtagcactttttacaattgacattgtctcaaagcagctttacagaacataaacatagaacaaaaggttattataaagaataaataaagtttaatattagatatatttaaatgtgcttgtatttatccccaatgagcaagtctgaggtgactcaggtgactgtgggaaggaaaaaactcccttagatggtaaaggaagaaaccttgagaggaaccagactcaaagtggaacctcatcctcatatgggtgacaccggagtgtgtgattataaatatacagtttgataaatgttgtactgatgaggaggttgttgtcctcaaagaccacatggagtttgcgtctctttagtatagcagagtccaactggagctggagcatctctagatgtctcaggatcctcacagagtcaccCTCaactcagtggaggtccaaaatcttcatggcacggaaaacaaacagagctggtacaatatgtggatgcctcgggatggttagaaagagagaagcagtggaaagttcataatattagcaagcactagatgataatgtgcatttggtcagaggtaatagagcacaagattatgggaagtattatgtgtacgcctgattAAAGAGAgaggtttttaatctacatttaaactgggaaggTGTATCTTAAATCTGTTGAGATGCTGTTACTAAAATATTGAATGTTACTGCATTCATATAACCCGTGAAAGAATGTTTTTGATTTCAGCAATAAAAGTTGTTTACACAAGGCAGATATTTTAGATATAATTTTTGGCATATCATCTAGCCTGAAGCCACAGACTGCTACTCTCCAAATATCACTTTCAACCTGTCTGTAAGCTAAATTcataggaaaaaaaatgctgaccTCTCGCTTTCTGTCCTTGTTTGCAGTCAGCTGTGGTGCTTTGCATGAATGTGGGCTTCTCTATGAGTAACTCATCCCTTGGTGAGGAAGCCCCATTCCATCAAGCTAAGAAGCTCGTTCAGAAATTCATCCAGCGCCAGGTATGTCGCTTTAATtcaatacttttatttgtagtAATTATATAGTACTTTTTCATTACTTTAATTTAGTACTGACATCCTGAGGTCTAATTATGATATTACAATCATCTTAGGTCTTTGCTGAAAGCAAAAATGAGTTGGGAATTGTGCTTTTCGGGACAGAAGACACCAAGAATCCACTTGCTCAAGATGACCAATACCAGAACATCTGCATATACCGACATCTGATGATGGCTGACTTTGAGCTGCTGGAGGATATTGAGCATAACCTTCAGCCTGGTGGTCAGAATGCTGACTGTATCCTTTTTAATCTTAGTATATAgtaggtgagagagagatgtgcagTGCATGAATTTTGCCAGCATTGTTGACATTTTGCTGTGAACATCAGACATTATCAAATCCTTAACCTGATGACTTCCAGGGCTTGATGCTCTCGTTGTATGCATGGATCTTCTCCAAAAGGAAACCATGTATGTTCATTTATTCCGTTGCTATATCATGATTTATTTGAAGATTTCTGAATGTTAAATGATGTTTCGATTAGGGGGAAAAAGTATGAAAGGCTGAATATCGTCGTGCTCACCGACCTCAGCACATCAGCCTGTGCAGATCAGCTAGACACCATCATTGGCAACTTAAAGCGTGCTGGCATCACCTTGCAGTTCTTgtgagattttttaaataatagcatatttatatactgttttACTTGTGGCATTTTCTAGTATTCCGataaatgtatgtttgtgtttgtttgtagcCTGCCGTTCCCTGTGGATGCAGATGAAGTGGGTGCTGGAGATGCAGACAGACCAGATATGAGGCGTCCACCCCAAAGTGGAAAAGGTCTGAGCAGGGAGCAGAAGCAGGGGCTGAAGATGGTCAGGCAGGTCATGGCTTCTCTGGATGAAGAAGATGGCCTAGACGAGGTTCACACTTTCAGGTACAGTTGATGTAGACTCATGTCAAGCAGAATTAAGATTTACTTACAGTAAACAAATATGTTTATACAAGCCTGATTTTCAACAGAAACCCTGTGTGACTATAAAGAATATTTCTTTATGAGGTTCCTCACTTCATGAGAATTGTGTAAAGATTTATATCACACCCATTTAAAAACTGATAGATTATAATGCAGCACCCtattgtattaatataataGGATATAATACCAATTGTATGCTAAAAGATTTTTATGCTAAagaaacaattacacacatacattaagtTTTAACCAAGTCtcaaaaaaatataagaattttCACTTGATCAGAATTAAGCTCAGGTCTCTATAATCTTGTACGTCACTCTAGGGAAATAATTGTGCTTAATAAAAGTTCTTATTTTGGGatatatttgtttctttgtttcacAGTGATGCTCTGGAGAAGCTGTCCATCTTTAAGCAGATTGAGAGACGACCGATGGCTTGGCCCTGTCAGCTTACTATCGGAAGCTCCCTATCCATCCGCATCATCGGATACAAAGCTGTGAGTTGTCCTTAAATCTTTTCGTTAAAACAAAAACTAGTTTTAAGCTTCATCCACATTAATCTAGATAAATTTGAAAacacttctttttattttcaaataaaaaaaagagatccTCAGAAACAATGAACAACAAATATCTTTATAGTCGTGGGTTATCTTCAGCAGCAACACCATCTTTGTCAGTCAGTTTCAAAAAACTTTTCCTTCACATTGTTGCTTCAAATCAAAGAGATGGAAAGTAAATGAATGGCTGAAGGAAATGACGGAGGCAAAGCTGTACGTGTTCTTAAAATAGCAATTTTTGAAATTGTAGACTAAGagcatttgaaaatgaaaatgcagaGCTATCTGGATTAAAGTTAATAAAGTGCTTGTTAGGTAAACTTATTATATCACCTATTCATCTTTGCAGTTATCCAGTCAGTAGAACCTTTGCCCGCAGAGCAAAAAGCTAGAAAAGAGAGCCTCAGTAAATGTCAGAAATCCTAGCATCTACTAGTATTTCTACACACAAAACTCTATATAGTTTGCACAGAATTacgtttaaaataataaaaaaaagcctacTTGGGGTATTTTTTATTCCAAAAGGTGTGTGAGGAGAAGATTAAGAAGAACTGGGCTGTAGTAGATGCTGAGAGTCACCAGAAAGATGACGTAAAGAGAGACACAGTCTACTGCCTCAACGATGACAATGAGACTGAAGTGCAGAAAGATGACGTCATTCAGGGTGAGAGGTGGCTCTTTGGGATCCTTGGGCCATCCCTATTCctgagttgtttttttacttgtcTTTACCTTGACTTGACAGCAGGGTTGCATTGTtattgtgtataatattgtaaTTCCGGTGTGTACTTCAGGAGTAGCCAATTAAGCCGtgtattcattctctctctctctctctctctctctctctctctctctctctctctctctctctctctctctctctctctccgtctctctctttctctctatccatctatctatccatctaaccatccacccacccaaccaccgtccctcccttccttccttccttccttcctacctcCCTCCCTGTTAGGTTTCCGTTACGGGAGTGACATTGTACCATTCTCCAAAGTTGACCAAGAGCAAATGAAGTACAAGTCAGATGGAAAATGCTTTGCTGTTCTTGGGTTCACCAAACAGGAGCTGGTAAATTTTTCACCACTAGATGGAGCACTTTCTCTGTAAATCAGCAAATAGAGTTCCTGTCCTAAAAGTAGTGCTGCAGTGGTTCCCTGCCATTTAGTGTGACACCTTATTTCAGACCAGTGTAAAAAGCCATCCTCTACTTTTCAGACCCAAATCATTGGTTTCCAATCAAACCTGCATTTCAAATAAtcgattaatttttttttttggagtaaaCTTAGCCGTGGCTTCTGCTCGAATGGATTGAAAACCTGCACCACATCGGCCCTTTTGGAATAAGATGGgacattcaaattcaaaattcaCAGCACTTCTGAATTCATCAACTGAAAACGGTTTAATGCGCAAAATCCGATTTTCTCCACACATGGTTGtggtttatttatatactgtaattttaggatctgttgtgatgtgttttatttcatgcaGGTTCATCGGCATCAGTTCATGGGTCAGCAGGTTGTTAAGGTTTTTGCTGGCAAAGATGATGAGGTGAGCGTAGCTTGATATATCACTGTTGTTATTACATATAACATATTTTTTCCTGACACAAAACATAAGTGTAGTTTtaggataataaaaaaaaatgagagtggCAAAAATGTGTACTGCCATGTTTCAGGTTCCTAATTTCTATTGCCAATCCACATGCTGATGGTAAACTGACATTTGAGTGCTTTATTGCCGGTGTGTCTGTATCCAGCATGCAGCTGTTGCGCTCTCAGCTCTGATTCACGCTCTGGACAGTCTAAAGATGGTGGCTATTGTTCGTTATGTTTATGACCGCCGCAGCAACCCACAAGTGGGTGCAGCTTTTCCTTGCGTCAAAGACAAATACGAGGTATGTGGGTCTGAGTCATAGAGAAATATGTCTCGTGCTATGTGTGTCACCCTGGCGTCactgtccttccttcctccaCACCTCAGTGCTTGGTATACGTGCAGTTGCCATACATGGAGGACCTCCGGCAGTACATGTTTCCTTCACTGGAGAACAAGAAGAAATTAGTTCCATCAGGTGAGATCCAACTGCGAGCTTAAACTGACGATTcctagtttgtttgtttcctagATTGTTTGTTTGGAAATGTGAAAACCTTATTTCtcccaaaaaaatcagttatTAAATCCTTAATCAAGTAGGCCTGCCATGACAGTTCTATAATAAGCCGACTAAACTCTGAGCTTGTTTTGCATTCATATATAACACAAGACGTACATTTTCGTCTGGCAGCAGTTTAACTGTGTGCCAGTAGAAGCCAATATTATTGTCTCTTTTAGCAATAAAAATATGTTGAATCTGCTTTGTGTTAAGTAGCATTcaccagagccgatcctgacctccctggggccctaagcaaaattctgctatggggccctcctacctgacccgtgagccatgtaaaccatttgccacacattcacacttgcactggcagcactgcacagctaatttagctagtcagatagagactagagacagaatcacatcaacttaactttactgttatttgctcttgctgacatcaaacttgaagagaacacaagtttacctgattgctgttctcgcatttcactctcattttgtttcttttttctcttttcatggccagatggatagctccgcttcatattgtcatctacacaataaacattaacatgtgctgtaaaatgaggcagggggaggcggggccatgcgtaatttgcggggccctacgcaacttgcgtagtgagcttACTGTTGTTTGGAGCACATCTGGATAAAGTGTAACAAAATTACACACCGCATTCACAGATACAGCCATTGTCAGTCActaatactacaaataataaataaaatattaataatctaCGCACCACTAATCCACCACATTTGCCAAACCTGGAAAACACAATAGCAACTGCTGTTATTCCATCTATTGTGGGGGCTTTAGAACGAGCAAATAAATATCAGCATGCCTGAAACAAATGATTCACAACAACAGGGAGTTTGAAGCATTTTATAGCCATAGAGATGTTGCTGTACATTAAGCATCACTAGTATgagagtatatacagtaccCTTAATTACCTTTAACTACGATGTCGTGATCGAGACGCGCATAAAAGAATAGATGTAGGGAGCTGATGAAACATTGATCGTTTTTGTTGGCTGTCAGAATTGTCACGAACCTTTTTATAAATGCAGTTCTGTCTCTTTTTACCCAGAGGCTCAGCTGTCAGCAGTGGACAATCTCATCAGCTCTATGATGCTGGTAGAGGAGGGtgaagatggagagatggaggacATATTCAAAGTCAACAAAATCCCCAACCCACAGTTTCAGAGACTCTTCCAGGTAAGAGATCCACATAGCTTATTTTAAAAGCTCAGTTTGTGCAGGCTATTGTCTGAAATCAGCCAGAGGGCAGAGCGCAAAACTTGTGCTTGTgcttcattttgtgtgtgtgtgtgtatatatatatatatatatatatatatatatatatatatatatatatatatttttttttttttccaaaggaaATACTTGCTGATATTTCTATGGGGATAAAATTGAGCCATAGCTTTCATAGAATGAATGGCATTTACTTAAACTTGTAAAAACCTGATTTGGTAAACCTTTATATCCTTTCTAATCGTGGAATTTAATAACAACCCCTTGAAATGACATCAGATACTCTACTTTAAAGCAGGACCTCAACTCAGTTCttttcaaattgtttttttatttatatagcagcttttggagatgccaactccgatgcaacctcctcatcaatacaacatttatcagactgtatatttataatcacaccctccagtgtcacccacataaGGATGAGGTTACCCTATGagttctggttcctctcaaggttttttcctttaccatctaagggagttttttcctccccacagtcacctgagtcacctcagacttgctcattggggataaatacaagcacatttaaatatatctaatattaatcttgaattttgtattatagtaatctttatattaaccttttgttctatgtttatgttctgtaaagctgctttgagacactgtcaattgttaaaagcgctatagaaataaatgtgaattgaattgaattgcacTTTAACAATAACCACAAagcacaaataataaacaagccGGAGGCAAAAttggcaacaacaacaaaaaagtcctGTGATAACATGAAGAATAAAATTTGAGAGGACCAGATTCAGAAGTTGTCTGTTACCCTTGACAGTGgcattatacatttacatttatagtatttttatCCAGaacgacgtacaaaagtgcttttaagtctctatcattgaatacattaagtggttcactaggttatagacttaagataccatgagcctaaatcactgtttaaagtttttttttatttttatataaatacacattcaaCAAACAGGGCAGAAATTGCTAGTACAAGTATTTttatgaagaagtaggtcttcactcAGCGTTTAAAGACAGCCGGTGtttcagctgtccggacccctagggaaagttcattccaccacctcggtgccagaacaaaAATGAGTCTTGTTGTATATTTGCCTCTtaacctgagagatggtgggaccaatCGAGCAGTGTTGGTAGCTctgagagctttgaggtaagacaGAGCTGGTCCATTCtcggctttgtaggcaagcagcagtgttttgaatctgatgcgtgcagctaccgaaAGCCAGTAGAGGGagcacaatatactgtacaggatACTGTGACAGGATATTGTGATTAAGTGTCCAGGGATGAGCACAGGAACAGCATCTCTTATTTACAAGTCTACAGCATACAGTTAAGATCTAATGTACTTAATGATAGGTAATTCCCAGGCATTTACATATCTCATTTGACATCCTGACGCTTGTTGTGGTAACGTGATATGTCACTGAAAAGTGAAGGTGTGAACCAGTAGACCTAGAATTTTACTGTCAagtgattaacatttacagtGAATGCTTTGATGTACAAGccagcattttaaaaatgtcctgGATAACTGAAGAGGTTATAACCACGAGCCAGTAAATGCTTTGGCCACACAAACGCGATATTATACAAGGGGATGTTTCGGTTTACCAGAATACGTCTGCatagaaatgtaataaacattgttttttttttttcttttctgtagtgCCTTCAGCATCGCGGTTTGAACCCAGATGCACCCCTGCCGCCTATGGAGCCTTGGCTGAAGCGGATGCTGGATCGTCCCCAAGCCGTCTCTGCTCGCTGCCGGGCTCCTCTGCAGGAGATGAAGAAACTTttcacactgaaggaggtggTGCAAAAGAAGGGCCAGAAGACCAGTGCTGATGTGTTTGggaaaaggtaaaataaaataaaatctctggTCAGCAAGAAAAGAGGGAGGTCTTGGAGAATGCGGTTGCATGTCTAAGCACATTCTACTCTAAAGCTACTTAAAATTCAAATACGTGTCCAACGGATGTCATAAATAGACTTAAAAACGTAGCCTTGAGTGTTCTTTAAGTTCAGTTCTGGTGCTTAATTTCTTGCACTTTTTTCCACCTAGCACCGAGGAACCAGATACTAAGAAGTTCAAAATGGATGAAGGGGAGAAGTTCAGCCTAGCAGAGACTTCTGAGGGAAACGTTACCTCTGTGAGAAAGCATCAAATGAGTTCCATAAATTTGAACATGTGATTCAGAGCAAATTGGCAAGACGGCTAATACGGTACCACCGTGTATTGTGTTTGCAGGTGGGCAGCGTGAACCCTGCGGAAAACTTCTGCACTTTAGTTCAAAAGAAGACCATTCCCTTTGATCAAGGTGAGATATGAACGATTGAGTGAGATTTTTTAGttcttttatctctcttttttttctgcttaaaGGTTTTGTAAGGGTTTATAATTAAGTAGGGAATAAGATcatatatgaatatgaaaatgaCTGATGACTGGTGTAATGCGACCCAGTACAAAGTGTAGTTATTATTCCTGCTCTGAAGTTGAGTagtttccaataacagcacttCCCAATTTGTTTTACTTCTCTTTTACTTCAGCGTTTTGCTGAAAAGATTAAAGGAGATTAAAACG
The genomic region above belongs to Tachysurus vachellii isolate PV-2020 chromosome 8, HZAU_Pvac_v1, whole genome shotgun sequence and contains:
- the xrcc5 gene encoding X-ray repair cross-complementing protein 5 isoform X1 yields the protein MARASKSAVVLCMNVGFSMSNSSLGEEAPFHQAKKLVQKFIQRQVFAESKNELGIVLFGTEDTKNPLAQDDQYQNICIYRHLMMADFELLEDIEHNLQPGGQNADWLDALVVCMDLLQKETMGKKYERLNIVVLTDLSTSACADQLDTIIGNLKRAGITLQFFLPFPVDADEVGAGDADRPDMRRPPQSGKGLSREQKQGLKMVRQVMASLDEEDGLDEVHTFSDALEKLSIFKQIERRPMAWPCQLTIGSSLSIRIIGYKAVCEEKIKKNWAVVDAESHQKDDVKRDTVYCLNDDNETEVQKDDVIQGFRYGSDIVPFSKVDQEQMKYKSDGKCFAVLGFTKQELVHRHQFMGQQVVKVFAGKDDEHAAVALSALIHALDSLKMVAIVRYVYDRRSNPQVGAAFPCVKDKYECLVYVQLPYMEDLRQYMFPSLENKKKLVPSEAQLSAVDNLISSMMLVEEGEDGEMEDIFKVNKIPNPQFQRLFQCLQHRGLNPDAPLPPMEPWLKRMLDRPQAVSARCRAPLQEMKKLFTLKEVVQKKGQKTSADVFGKSTEEPDTKKFKMDEGEKFSLAETSEGNVTSVGSVNPAENFCTLVQKKTIPFDQACKQLTHRMEQLLGNRSTDYYMKTIACIQAFREQSIKVSNANLFNSYMQSLKNSVSDKNLQVFWDLLVADSIMLISKDEVDSSTVSKQEANQFLTFEEKQEVAAAPSHEDAGDVDDLLDMM
- the tmem169b gene encoding transmembrane protein 169, producing the protein MEQVEQSGSESPQPSSIQSDTSTAPTEEGSSGTSTRRKRRKREPRPESIIVYRSDTERTNGDDRSGDVEVTERNLEEGAKFLTTPTGEGGWNLPPDSRYVTLTGTITRGKKKGQMVDIHVTLTERELREMAKSKERLDAECEAAGGAKRSCGFGLDQGPHVVLWSVSCAPVIFLLSFITSFYYGTLTWYNVFLVYNEERTFWHKIIVCPFLIIFYPLIIMAVSLSLALYSAVVQVSWVFSEWWFSVRDLEKGFCGWACGKLGLEDCSPYSIVELLDSDTISGSLQGKGPGESVQTSSV
- the xrcc5 gene encoding X-ray repair cross-complementing protein 5 isoform X2, with the translated sequence MNVGFSMSNSSLGEEAPFHQAKKLVQKFIQRQVFAESKNELGIVLFGTEDTKNPLAQDDQYQNICIYRHLMMADFELLEDIEHNLQPGGQNADWLDALVVCMDLLQKETMGKKYERLNIVVLTDLSTSACADQLDTIIGNLKRAGITLQFFLPFPVDADEVGAGDADRPDMRRPPQSGKGLSREQKQGLKMVRQVMASLDEEDGLDEVHTFSDALEKLSIFKQIERRPMAWPCQLTIGSSLSIRIIGYKAVCEEKIKKNWAVVDAESHQKDDVKRDTVYCLNDDNETEVQKDDVIQGFRYGSDIVPFSKVDQEQMKYKSDGKCFAVLGFTKQELVHRHQFMGQQVVKVFAGKDDEHAAVALSALIHALDSLKMVAIVRYVYDRRSNPQVGAAFPCVKDKYECLVYVQLPYMEDLRQYMFPSLENKKKLVPSEAQLSAVDNLISSMMLVEEGEDGEMEDIFKVNKIPNPQFQRLFQCLQHRGLNPDAPLPPMEPWLKRMLDRPQAVSARCRAPLQEMKKLFTLKEVVQKKGQKTSADVFGKSTEEPDTKKFKMDEGEKFSLAETSEGNVTSVGSVNPAENFCTLVQKKTIPFDQACKQLTHRMEQLLGNRSTDYYMKTIACIQAFREQSIKVSNANLFNSYMQSLKNSVSDKNLQVFWDLLVADSIMLISKDEVDSSTVSKQEANQFLTFEEKQEVAAAPSHEDAGDVDDLLDMM